ACCACAGAGTCCAATGTTACCCTCATATGAGGAAATATTGAATCCCTGGAGCTGAGTACCAGATGGAATTCTTCCCGAAAAATTGTTATTTGAGAGATCTAAATACGCAAGAAAATTCAATCCAGACATGCTTGCAggaattttaccagaaaaattGTTTCCCGACAAGTCTAAGCATTCTAACTCTTTTAATTGGCCTATGTCCATGGGAACATTTCCGTAAAACCTATTTCCTGACAAGTTCAATCCCTTGAGTTGTAGAAGTCTGGTTATCTCTGTGGGAATTTCTCCCATCAATTCATTGGTTGACAGATCGATCATCTTCAGATATGCGAAATTTCTTCCATACTCAAATTCCTGCCCTTTCCATCTTGCTAATACATTGGGTGTAGAATGATTTAAATTGTAGTTAAGCTCAGTGGCTTCAGTTGATTTATGGATCATAGCAGTAAAATTATTGAAGCAAGTAGGAATAGTTCCAGAAATTCTGTTAATGGACAGGTCTAGGAAATGAAGACTTGAAAGATGACATATTTCATTAGGCAGGCCTCCATAAAACCTATTGGATTTTAAAATCAGGGCATACAACTGTTTCAGGTCTTCCCCTATCCATGACGGTACCTTTCCAGATAGCTTATTCAACCCAAGATCTACAAAAGCAAGGCTGCTGCAGTTCCTTATGGATACAGGCAGATCACCGTAGAGCTGATTGTTTCGCAAAATCAGTGTCTGGAGGAAAACTAAATACCCTATTGACTTTGGAATTCTGCCAGAAAAGTTGTTGTATCCCAAATTAAGGAACTCTAGACCTTGAAAATGCATCCAGTTATCTGGTAGTGGACCAAACAAATGGTTATGCGAGATATCAAGAAACCTTAATGAGGAGTCTTCAACAACAAACATGGAAAAGAGTGTTCCTGAAAATTTGTTCTGAGATAGATTTATTTTGAGACATTCTACCGAAATTGGTGGGAGCGGTCCATCAAAATAGTTTGAACTCAAATCTATCTCTCGGATATAAACAAATTTGTAAGGAAACTTGCCCCTAATATTGTTGGAAGAGAGATTTAGATGTATTACACTTGAGAGGTTCTGGAACCATGTAGGGATGGTATCTGAGATTTGGTTGTTAGAGATATCAAGAATCTCCATGTAATCTTGATTCCGAATCCAGTTTGGGAAATTTGGCCCCAACTTACATGATGCCAAAGAAAGTTCCCAAAGTTTAAAAGTTGGAAGCCATTCAGAATTGAACTCAAATGTCAGAGAATTAAATGACGTACGCAAGTACTTTAAGCTAGAAAGATTGGACAAATGTTCTTCATTGATTGTACTGCCGATGGAGTTCATTGAAAGGTCTAGCTCTTCAAGAGTGGAAAGGAGTCCGGTTGACTGAGTTTCCCATTCTGTAAGTTGATTTCCATCAAGTCTCAGAACTTGCAAGGACGAACATCCAGTTAAATCAGGAAGACTCCCAGAAAACTCATTACTAGAAAGATCTAATGAATCCAGAGATAAAAATCCTGTGAAATCCGGTAAAGAGCCTCTAAGATGATTATTGGACAAATCCAATAATTGTAGATCTGAATGGTGTTCAAAAACTGGTGGTAGGTATCCACTTAAATGATTCGAGCTTGCTTCCAATATTCTGAGGGATGAAAATAGTGTGATATCAGGGAGCGAACCAGCAAGTTGGTTTTCAGATACGAAGAATTCTTGTAAAAGAGGAAACTGTCCAGATAAAACATCTTCAAGGTTCCCCGTGAAATTGTTGTCACTGAAATGTATGACTTGTAAATTGGTTAAATGACGGATGGAATATGGAAGCATGTCATTTAATTGATTTCCAGAGAGATCCAGATATGTAAGAGCGGTCATATGACCCAAAGACTCTGGAATTCTACCTTTTAACAAGCTATGAGCGAGGCCAAGCTCTACCAGACTGGCAGTGAAGTGAGAAAGCCAATTAAAAATGGATGAATTGAAGTTATTTCCCCCAAGATGAAGGCTAGAAATAGAGGATGAAAAATTGCTTGAACTAGAAGATGGACCCGAGAGATTACAGTAGTTTAGATGCATAACTGCTATGGAAGGGATCCTCTGAAGAACACTTACCCAAATACTAGGAGGGACAATAATGATACCACTCAAGTCAAGGTATGTCAACGAAGAAAGATTAAATAACCACCATGAGTTCCAACCAGTTGTTAGACCATAACTATAACCAAGATCAAGATACTGCAACTTAGAGAGATTCCCAAGCTCATGCGGAATAACTCCTGAAGTGGAATAAGAATAAGAAAGATCAAGGTACCGTAGGCTGCTAAGTGAACCAATAAAATTTGGGATAGAACCATCAAATAAATTATTGCTGAAATTCAGATACTGCAAGTAGGTGAGGTTCGCCATCTGGTAGGGTATAGGTCCAATCATAAGATTATCCGAGATATCAAGGTGAACTAACTTTGTGAGAGAACCGATGAACCTGGGAAATTCTTCAAAGCAATTGTGACTGATGTCTAAGTATTTAAGATATGGCAAGTCAAGCAATGAATAAATAGAACAAACACCGGTGTCATACATGGAACATATAAGAGAAGAAAGATGAAGGCGAGTTACATGACCGGTGTGGTTATTGCAGCCAACACCTTCCCATTGACAGCAATCTCCGTCCTCATTCTTCCATGAATCAAGAAACTCATGTCTGCCTTCATCGCAGACAACACCTTGTTTAAACAACAGGAGAGCTTTTCTTTCCCTCTCAATGCACCTCGTGGACAAGGATTCTGAACTGGACGACGATGTTTTCATGCATAGTAGAAAAGTAACAAATAATACAAGCAGATATGGATCAATTGTATAACTCATCGTGCTAACTTTGAGCAAATAACTCACAAACTACAAACACTTTGCTCGTCTAATTAATGGTTTGCGTTCCATTTTCTAACCTACCATTTATACATCACTCAAGTCAAGTGGACGATGAAGCTGGGAACTACATTTTTATTGACTTTCAACTCTTTCACTGTCTCACTAACTGGAGATAATAATGGCGAGCGAGCTTAGTCGTTCCCACAGTCAAGGTACATTTATCATTATcgaattaaattatgttattaAGGGCCAgttctaatataaaaaattgactaCAGATGATAAATAAAGGTCGATTATCAAACTCTTTACTGAAGTTGACAAATATATCAGCTTTATCACTGATTTCCACGGGGTCTCACGTGACACATCAAACTCATTTACTAGTATCAAAATCATGGACGGAATGACAGATCCACTGTTGATGTGACACGCTAATAAATAAAAAGTGTTATTCATTTTTCTCGCGGTACGCAATCTTTTAATTAGATTAACTTTAGtctttaggatataattatctaaataaatgcatggaaaaattttaagatataattaaataaacatccaagattattcaaaaaaaaactaaacatccaagattaacttttatgttttttattagattatagttatttttaaataattttaaaatgttctctctttaataaattttatttatatgaatattattgttggcaaaaaaaatatttttaaacttttacaaTCCCGATCACTTCGAACTAGTAAAATATTACACTAGTCCACTTGAGATAAAAATTAGACTATGTTTagtttgaaaaaattaatatttttttttatatcaaccactctttttaaattttaagaaaaatttagaGATAGaacaaaaagaattttttttcgatttttaacACTTCTATTTCTTTTGAAGTTTTTTGTACCAAacaaagacatgaaaataaatatacgTATTTTTTTTGCCTAAACAAAGATATATGCATACGTTCACTgtttacacgtattttgaggcttctataaagtatagcttcataatgtttttcttaataaaactttaaacattaaacttttattcaagcaaaaaaaaattaaaaaataatatggaactatactttaaagaaGTCTTTAAAAAGCGAGCCAAAAAGTAATGCTTACAATTGAATGAGACCGGAAGTATTTTCTTCCccaacactttaatcacttctAGTTCTAACTTCtaattcacttttttacttaaataaaatcatttattttaaactcatccaaacgtTGTAATATATTTCTCTTTTGACTTTTTGAACTTTTGTAATCCaccattttttatttgattatatatatatatatatatatatatatatatatatatatatatatatatatatatatatatatatatgccaacattccagagagggactccttatatggagttacatagtgcgccactataaatcatcaattttattataaattttgttatagaatacatataaaacgtgattctaatatataatattataagatatatctattttaattaatttaacacttaaaatttgatgaaaaaaatatattttcgaaactgattctacaacagaataattctagataattattattctgttatagaatcatgttgagatattgcaaaattttagatgatt
This genomic window from Daucus carota subsp. sativus chromosome 7, DH1 v3.0, whole genome shotgun sequence contains:
- the LOC108195537 gene encoding receptor-like protein EIX2; protein product: MSYTIDPYLLVLFVTFLLCMKTSSSSSESLSTRCIERERKALLLFKQGVVCDEGRHEFLDSWKNEDGDCCQWEGVGCNNHTGHVTRLHLSSLICSMYDTGVCSIYSLLDLPYLKYLDISHNCFEEFPRFIGSLTKLVHLDISDNLMIGPIPYQMANLTYLQYLNFSNNLFDGSIPNFIGSLSSLRYLDLSYSYSTSGVIPHELGNLSKLQYLDLGYSYGLTTGWNSWWLFNLSSLTYLDLSGIIIVPPSIWVSVLQRIPSIAVMHLNYCNLSGPSSSSSNFSSSISSLHLGGNNFNSSIFNWLSHFTASLVELGLAHSLLKGRIPESLGHMTALTYLDLSGNQLNDMLPYSIRHLTNLQVIHFSDNNFTGNLEDVLSGQFPLLQEFFVSENQLAGSLPDITLFSSLRILEASSNHLSGYLPPVFEHHSDLQLLDLSNNHLRGSLPDFTGFLSLDSLDLSSNEFSGSLPDLTGCSSLQVLRLDGNQLTEWETQSTGLLSTLEELDLSMNSIGSTINEEHLSNLSSLKYLRTSFNSLTFEFNSEWLPTFKLWELSLASCKLGPNFPNWIRNQDYMEILDISNNQISDTIPTWFQNLSSVIHLNLSSNNIRGKFPYKFVYIREIDLSSNYFDGPLPPISVECLKINLSQNKFSGTLFSMFVVEDSSLRFLDISHNHLFGPLPDNWMHFQGLEFLNLGYNNFSGRIPKSIGYLVFLQTLILRNNQLYGDLPVSIRNCSSLAFVDLGLNKLSGKVPSWIGEDLKQLYALILKSNRFYGGLPNEICHLSSLHFLDLSINRISGTIPTCFNNFTAMIHKSTEATELNYNLNHSTPNVLARWKGQEFEYGRNFAYLKMIDLSTNELMGEIPTEITRLLQLKGLNLSGNRFYGNVPMDIGQLKELECLDLSGNNFSGKIPASMSGLNFLAYLDLSNNNFSGRIPSGTQLQGFNISSYEGNIGLCGKPLKNICPEDEPADRVLPASPEYEVDGDDGEYKRSLYISAALGFSTTFWGFIGTLVLNRRWRHAYFLFLFKLKERFYVALAVRVARLQRKA